Part of the Candidatus Methanogranum gryphiswaldense genome, GCCCGTGCGCGTTCGTCTTCTACGGAAACGGACGGTGAAGAATCCGTATACCGCGATCTGCCTGATGACATTTGGCGCAACAGAGGCGGAGAATAAACTTAAGATGGACCTTTTCCCGTACACTTATAGGGGTGAACAGGAGGCGATAGTACGTCAGATCCGCGATGCGGTGACTGATGGCATGTCTCTGGTCATCGAATCAGGTACGGGAACTGGAAAGACAGTAACGTCGCTTACAGGAGCATTGGAAGCGGCCCTCGGTACAGGTAAGAAAGTCATATACTTGACGAGAACGAAATCCCAACAGAAACAGGTCATACAGGAGATCACAAAGATCTCGGAGAAGAAAGATATTGTTTGCATCGGTCTTCAGGGAAGAAGCAGCACGACATGTCCTTTGATGAAGGATGATCCAGAACTTTTGTCCGGAACGTCCGAGGAATTGTCTAAACTCTGTTCAGAATATAAGAAACGAGAATCAGGCAGTTCTTCACATTGTATCTATTTTGATAATCTTGAAGAATTGGATCCATCGACCTATGTCGATTACATAAGGAAGTGCCATCCTCAACCAGAGGAGTTCTTCGATCGATGCTTAGAAAATCGCACATGTCCTTATGAATTGACAAAACGTCTTCTACCACATGCAGACGTGATCGCCGTTCCATACCCTTTCATATTCTCCCCTCATGTGATCCAGCATTTCACACAATGGATGGGGGCATCTCTTTCAAATGTTGTTTTGATAGTGGACGAGGCCCATAACCTTCCTTCGTATCTAAGGGAGGTAATGACATGTGAATACACAGCAAGAGCATTGGAACTCGCAGAGAAGGAAGCTTTGGAATGGAATGACCCCGAGATATTCAGGGGATTTAAGATAACGGATATCACCGCGGTATTCAGGGAATGTATGGACAACGCTCTTGAAAGGTATATTGGTGCAGATGACGGCTTGTTGCCATACGGTTTTCTTCAAGATGAGATGATGGAAAGATTGGGTGTTTCGTCTCTGTCCTTAGATGCAATATACAAAGGTATTATTGAGCAAGGAGAGATCATAATCTCTCAAAAAAAATCTGAGCGTAAACTTCCACGTTCTTATATCGGTTCTTTTGGGGCATTCATGTTAGCATGGAATACGTGTGATGAGAACATATATGTCAGTTTGATAGTCAGTGGGAAAAATCCAAAGTTTGAAGCATTCTGTTTAGACCCATATGATGCCGCATTCCCTCTTAGGGAATGTTGGTCGTCTGTCAGTATGTCTGGTACATTGAACCCATTAATTGACTATTCACATGAATTAGGAATGGAAAATGCGATTGAAAAAGTTTTTCCAACTCCATTCCCCAAGGAGAATCTGAAGGTTTTGTATGTTGATGATGTGTCAACGAACTATGAGGAAATGAACAGTGGGCGGGAAGCGTATGATAGAATCGTTGATTATGTCATAAGATTGGTTCGTTGTACAGAAAGGAACACAGCGGTCTTCTTTCCCTCTTATGGTTTAATGGACAGATTCATTCATGACAATATACCGGAAATTTTGGAAAGAGAGATCTATTTTGAGAAGAGAGGAATGCTACAATCCGAATTAATGAATGTTGTCTCCGAATTCCGTTCTTCGGAAAAAAGTGTTCTGTTCTGTGTCATGGGAGGTAGGATCAGTGAGGGACTTGATTTTCCAGACAAGGAACTGGAACTCGCCATTCTAATAGGGATACCTTTTCCGAAACCAACTGCAAAACAAGAGGCTTTGAAGAGATACTGTGAATATCGTTTTGGTAATGGGTGGGAGCATGCAATAAAGGTTCCTGCTCAAAGGAAGATGAGGCAAGCAATAGGCCGTCTCATAAGATCGGAGACCGATAGAGGTGTTGCAGTGATATTGGACAGAAGAGCATCTACAATGAATGGTCTTGATGCTCGTCTGACACATGACCCTGTTAGCGATGTACGGGACTTCTTTGAAAAATGATTTTCAGCAATTATATAAATGATGTAAGTCTGGGGTAAAGCATGATCACGGTCGATGAAGATGTCGTCAAGATGATTGAGTCTGAAGGACAGGATTACAGAGTATGTACGGCATGTATCGGACCTGCACTCGTTCCTGTTAAGGTAAAAAAACCCAAGGACACAGATATAAAGATCCTGATTGGGAAAAATACCTTGTACATATCTCGAGTACAGGCACAATATATTGACAGAGTTTCAATGGATATGCTTTATGATGAGGAAGAAATCGATTCTTGTCCAGCATTCTATTATAGCAGGCATTGATCAGATAAGAGAAGCATTTGAAGCTATACGCTCGGCTAAAATCTCAGTTTCTGTAGTAATATCAAATGTGCATATCTTACCAGGATCGGCCTCTGTTATGGGTTTGAAAGGTACGAGTTTGCATCCAGATATTTGTTCCACGGAGATGTCGTAGGTGCCAATTTCCTTTGATATAGCTTCTATCTCAAGTTTATCATAGCCAATGAGGGGCCTTACTACGGGGAAATTCAAACCCGTATTTTCAGACCTTATGTTCTTGAGGGTTTGAGATGCCACCTGTCCAAGAGAATCCCCCATTATTATGCCGCTGCAGTCTAGTTTCTTTGCAAGTTCTCTTGCAGTCCTCTGCATCATTCTTTTGCACATCACACATTGATAGTTGTTATCACAGTTTTCTTTGATTTTTTCCTGTGAGATGTAATGTGGAGCGGAATAAAGGGGCATTTCTTGTCCAGTGACCTCCCTTAGTCTCGCAGCGAGACGTTTAACATGATCGATTATGGCATCATCAGCATAAGGGCGATTGTCCATGTGCAAAAGAATGATGTCTGCACCAGCATTCGCCATCATGTATGCTGCTACTGGGGAATCGATGCCGCCTGATAGAAGTGCAATTAGTTTCATGTGTTGTATCTGCCTACTTCAGCACCGCCGGGAGAGTCACCACAGAGATAATCCTCTTCCTCTTCGTTGATCAGACTGTATACGGCTCTGATGAATTCTTTCAAATCTTTGACTTCTGATCTGAGGGCCTTTACTTCGGTCCTAAGGGACTCAATGTCCTGGATCTCATTCATATCTTCACATCACCGTAGTCATCTGCGATCTTTCTAGGGGAGGAACGTTCGCATTCAGGACAGTAGAGGTTCTTACCTTTTCTTACCAGTTCTGTTTTACACGTTCCACATAGAGAACGGATAACTCCGAGATGATCCTCTTTTGTAGTCAATTGCAGGGACGGGCTGACGTCGATAACACGAGCGCGTATAAAATCTCCTTTTCTGAGTTCTTTGGAAACATCATCGGTATAGCCTTGGGAGATCTTAGAAACATGTATTGTAGCATTGGTATCGCTTGCAATATCCCTTCTTGTACCTTCCTTTGCAACTACCTCGGCCGTTGCCATTGTCTTTCTAATATCGCCTATTATTCCGTAGACTATGTCTCCGATCTTCAATGTGTTTGGAGGGTTTGGGGAGATGACTCTGGCGACACATTCATCATCGTCAAGTTCGAGCAGGCCGATCTGTGATGCGTAGATTTTACCATCGCATGCAAATGTTCCGTCTGAAGCGAGATATTCTTCTTCTTCCGCGACTTCGTCACCGGGAAATACTTCAATTTTTTTTGTCATTATGAATCACCTTATGTTAACAACCACGATGTCAACGCTCTGTTTCTCTTTTTTATGGAATTCAAAGGTATGAGGGATATCGTACTTATACGTTTTATTATAAACTATGTTCCTTTCTTTTTTATCCACGTATTCTTTGATAAAGTCCAATGTATCTGCCTTATGTATCGAGTATACGCATTCAGAGATCTCCATGGCCTTATCTAGAAAAGCCCTGTCAGCTTTGCGATTCTGACATCCGAATGGAGGGTTCATGAACACGGTATCTGCCCCATCATCGATGTTTTTTACATCAGATAATTTGAAATCAAGGTTGGCGTTGAAAGATTTGGCGCATTCTTTTGCAATATCGAGTGCAGACTCTGAGACATCATATCCAACGACCATCCCAGCTCCTAAAAGCCAGGCGCCTATTGAGAATATTCCGGTTCCGCATCCGAGGTCTATGATCTTAAGGCCATCGACATCTCCGTTTTTGTACGCGTGAAACAAGATATCTGCAGCTATGTTTGCAGGAGTGGGATACTGTTCTAGCGCAGGGTCCGGGTCTTTGAAGGGAAGCACTTTTTCGAGTGCGATTTCCAAATCTTTCTTTTTCATCATTGCACAGGGATATGTCTTTGATGGATAAATCTGTTTGAAAATAAAATCGGGTGGACATCGAGGTCCACCCTGTAAGTTTTAATAGCTGATGCCTTGCCAAAGCATAGCATCGGCGACTTTTTTGAATCCAGCGATGTTGGCTCCTGCGACAAGATTGCCTCTAACACCGTATTCTTCTGCTGCTTTAGCCGAGTTATGATATATTCTGATCATGATCTGTTTTAATTTATCATCGACTTCCTCGAAGGTCCAAGACAGCCTCTGGCTGTTTTGGGACATCTCCAATGCAGAAGTTGCGACTCCGCCAGCATTGGCTGCTTTTGCAGGACCGAAAAGAACCTTATTTTTCTGGAAATATGCGACTGCACCCGGTGTGCTGGGCATATTGGCTCCTTCTGCTACAGCCTTGACCCCGTTCTTCACAAGTATCTTTGCGGACGCCTCATCTATCTCATTCTGCGTGGCGCAAGGCAATGCAATATCGCACGGAATGGTCCAGATATTTCCACATCCCTCATGGTACTCTGCGTTTTTGACATAGTTGAGATAGGTACTAATCCTGTCTCTTTTCTGTTCTTTGATTATCTGGATTGTCTTATAGTCGATTCCAGCTTTATCGTATATGTATCCATTGGAATCTGATAAGGCAACGACCTTGGCGCCAAGTTGTGTTGCTTTCTGACAAGCGTATATGGCAACATTTCCTGAACCAGATATGACAACGGTTTTGCCTTTGAAGGAGTTGTTGTTATCGTTCAACATTTCCTCTGTGTAGTAGCAAAGTCCGTATCCTGTAGCTTCTGTTCTCGCAAGTGATCCACCGTACGAGAGACCTTTTCCGGTCAGAACACCAGTGAATTCATTTCTGAGTCTCTTGTACTGGCCATACATATAGCCGATCTCTCTTCCTCCGACACCGATATCTCCGGCAGGTACGTCTGTGTCTGCGCCGATATGTTTTTCTAATTCTGTCATAAATGACTGACAGAAACGCATGATCTCATTGTCAGACTTTCCTTTAGGATCAAAATCCGATCCACCCTTTCCTCCTCCAATGGGAAGTCCAGTGAGACTGTTTTTGAATATCTGTTCGAATCCAAGGAATTTTAAAATCGACAGGTTGACGGACGGATGAAGCCTCAGACCGCCCTTATATGGTCCGATCGCGGAATTGAATTGTACACGGTAACCGCGGTTCACTTGTACTTTTCCGGAGTCATCCATCCAGGTCACACGAAACACTATGATCCTCTCTGGTTCGACAATACGTTCCACAAGTCCTGCTTTTTGATATTCAGGATGTTTTTCGATTACAGGTTCCAGCGATTCTAGAACCTCTTCTACTGCCTGTAGAAATTCGGGTTGATCTTTGTTGCGCTCGGCGAGGCCGGCATATACGCCTTTAAGGTATGCATTTTTAATCGTCATTCAATTCACCCTTCGTCATTGAATCGTATTTGTACAATTCAATTGAAGATATTGTACAAATTCTTTTGTAGAATAAAAAGGTAATGTTCCTTGCTGGCGTAAAATATGGAGCAATATGTATGTTACATAGTCAATATAGATTATTGTACAAAATATTAACTGTAAAGCCAATGAAAAAAACATACGCCGGGCGATAGCATCATTCTTTGCAGAATATGTTTATCTAACATTAGTCAATATGAGCGACAGTAGCGGCTAAGGTCCGTCATCCTCAGGAGAGGAGGTATTATCATGGCAAAGATAAAAAGAGCAATAATCAGTGTTTCCGATAAAGCAGGCATTGTTGATTTTGCGAAGGAATTGTCATCGCTAGGCGTGGATATCATTTCCACTGGCGGAACATACAAACTTCTGAAAGAGAACGGTCTTAAGGTGACGGAGGTGTCAGAGGTTACAGGT contains:
- a CDS encoding ATP-dependent DNA helicase, which codes for MDLFPYTYRGEQEAIVRQIRDAVTDGMSLVIESGTGTGKTVTSLTGALEAALGTGKKVIYLTRTKSQQKQVIQEITKISEKKDIVCIGLQGRSSTTCPLMKDDPELLSGTSEELSKLCSEYKKRESGSSSHCIYFDNLEELDPSTYVDYIRKCHPQPEEFFDRCLENRTCPYELTKRLLPHADVIAVPYPFIFSPHVIQHFTQWMGASLSNVVLIVDEAHNLPSYLREVMTCEYTARALELAEKEALEWNDPEIFRGFKITDITAVFRECMDNALERYIGADDGLLPYGFLQDEMMERLGVSSLSLDAIYKGIIEQGEIIISQKKSERKLPRSYIGSFGAFMLAWNTCDENIYVSLIVSGKNPKFEAFCLDPYDAAFPLRECWSSVSMSGTLNPLIDYSHELGMENAIEKVFPTPFPKENLKVLYVDDVSTNYEEMNSGREAYDRIVDYVIRLVRCTERNTAVFFPSYGLMDRFIHDNIPEILEREIYFEKRGMLQSELMNVVSEFRSSEKSVLFCVMGGRISEGLDFPDKELELAILIGIPFPKPTAKQEALKRYCEYRFGNGWEHAIKVPAQRKMRQAIGRLIRSETDRGVAVILDRRASTMNGLDARLTHDPVSDVRDFFEK
- a CDS encoding tRNA 4-thiouridine(8) synthase ThiI, encoding MKLIALLSGGIDSPVAAYMMANAGADIILLHMDNRPYADDAIIDHVKRLAARLREVTGQEMPLYSAPHYISQEKIKENCDNNYQCVMCKRMMQRTARELAKKLDCSGIIMGDSLGQVASQTLKNIRSENTGLNFPVVRPLIGYDKLEIEAISKEIGTYDISVEQISGCKLVPFKPITEADPGKICTFDITTETEILAERIASNASLI
- a CDS encoding exosome complex RNA-binding protein Csl4, which produces MTKKIEVFPGDEVAEEEEYLASDGTFACDGKIYASQIGLLELDDDECVARVISPNPPNTLKIGDIVYGIIGDIRKTMATAEVVAKEGTRRDIASDTNATIHVSKISQGYTDDVSKELRKGDFIRARVIDVSPSLQLTTKEDHLGVIRSLCGTCKTELVRKGKNLYCPECERSSPRKIADDYGDVKI
- a CDS encoding METTL5 family protein; protein product: MMKKKDLEIALEKVLPFKDPDPALEQYPTPANIAADILFHAYKNGDVDGLKIIDLGCGTGIFSIGAWLLGAGMVVGYDVSESALDIAKECAKSFNANLDFKLSDVKNIDDGADTVFMNPPFGCQNRKADRAFLDKAMEISECVYSIHKADTLDFIKEYVDKKERNIVYNKTYKYDIPHTFEFHKKEKQSVDIVVVNIR
- the gdhA gene encoding NADP-specific glutamate dehydrogenase, translating into MTIKNAYLKGVYAGLAERNKDQPEFLQAVEEVLESLEPVIEKHPEYQKAGLVERIVEPERIIVFRVTWMDDSGKVQVNRGYRVQFNSAIGPYKGGLRLHPSVNLSILKFLGFEQIFKNSLTGLPIGGGKGGSDFDPKGKSDNEIMRFCQSFMTELEKHIGADTDVPAGDIGVGGREIGYMYGQYKRLRNEFTGVLTGKGLSYGGSLARTEATGYGLCYYTEEMLNDNNNSFKGKTVVISGSGNVAIYACQKATQLGAKVVALSDSNGYIYDKAGIDYKTIQIIKEQKRDRISTYLNYVKNAEYHEGCGNIWTIPCDIALPCATQNEIDEASAKILVKNGVKAVAEGANMPSTPGAVAYFQKNKVLFGPAKAANAGGVATSALEMSQNSQRLSWTFEEVDDKLKQIMIRIYHNSAKAAEEYGVRGNLVAGANIAGFKKVADAMLWQGISY